A DNA window from Delphinus delphis chromosome 6, mDelDel1.2, whole genome shotgun sequence contains the following coding sequences:
- the CRAT gene encoding carnitine O-acetyltransferase isoform X1 — protein sequence MLAFAARTVVKPLGFLKPSSMMTVSSRFKTHQDSLPRLPVPPLQQTLDHYLKALQPIVSEEEWAQTKQLVEEFQTAGGVGERLQKGLERRARKMENWLSDWWLKTAYLQYRQPVVIYSSPGLVLPRQDFVDRQGQLRFAAKLIEGVLDFKARIDHETLPVEYLGGKPLCMNQYYQILSSCRVPGPKQDSVTNFSKTKKPPMHITVVHNYQFFELDVYHSDGTPLTSDQIFTQLEKIWNSSLQTNKEPVGILTSNHRNSWAKAYSTLIKDKVNRESVHSIQKSIFTVCLDAPMPWVSEDVRRSQVAGQMLHGGGSKLNSGNRWFDKTLQFIVAEDGSCGLVYEHAAAEGPPIITLVDHVIEFTKKPELVRSPMVPLPMPKKLRFNITPEIKSDIEKAKQNLSIMIQDLDITMLMFHHFGKDFPKSEKLSPDSFIQMALQLAYYRIYGQACATYESASLRMFHLGRTDTIRSASMDSLTFVKAMDNPDVTEHQKVGLLRKAVQAHRAYTEQAIRGEAFDRHLLGLKLQAIEDLVSMPDIFMDTSYAIAMHFNLSTSQVPAKTDCVMFFGPVVPDGYGVCYNPMEAHINFSVSAYNSCAETNAVRLAHYLEKALLDMRALLQSHPQAKL from the exons ATGTTGGCCTTCGCTGCCAGGACCGTG GTGAAGCCCCTGGGCTTCCTCAAGCCCTCCTCCATGATGACGGTTTCCAGTCGCTTTAAGACACACCAGGACTCGCTACCCCGGCTGCCCGTGCCCCCGCTCCAGCAGACCCTGGACCATTATCTCAAGGCGCTGCAGCCCATCGTGAGCGAGGAGGAGTGGGCCCAAACCAAGCAGCTGGTGGAAGAGTTTCAGACCGCGGGGGGCGTAGGGGAGCGCCTGCAGAAGGGGCTGGAGCGCAGGGCCAGGAAGATGGAGAACTGG CTGTCcgactggtggcttaaaacagcctATCTCCAGTACCGCCAGCCCGTAGTCATCTATTCCAGCCCTGGTTTGGTGCTGCCCAGGCAAGACTTTGTGGATCGGCAGGGCCAGCTCAG GTTCGCTGCCAAATTAATCGAGGGTGTGTTGGATTTCAAGGCCAGGATTGACCA CGAGACCCTGCCCGTGGAGTACCTGGGGGGAAAGCCGCTGTGCATGAACCAGTACTATCAGATCCTGTCCTCCTGCCGCGTGCCGGGCCCCAAGCAGGACTCGGTCACCAACTTCAGCAAGACCAAGAAGCCACCCATGCACATCACCGTGGTGCACAACTACCAA TTTTTCGAGTTGGATGTGTACCACAGCGATGGGACGCCCCTGACCTCAGATCAGATCTTCACGCAGCTGGAGAAGATCTGGAACTCATCACTGCAAACCAACAAAGAGCCTGTGGGCATCCTCACCTCCAACCACCGTAACTCCTGGGCCAAGGCATACAGCACCCTCATCAAAG ACAAGGTGAACCGGGAGTCAGTGCACTCCATTCAGAAGAGCATCTTCACCGTGTGCCTGGACGCACCCATGCCTTGGGTCTCGGAAGACGTGCGCCGCAGCCAGGTGGCTGGCCAGATGCTGCACGGGGGTGGCAGCAAGCTCAACAGCGGCAACCGCTGGTTCGACAAAACGCTGCAG TTCATCGTGGCAGAAGACGGCTCCTGTGGGCTCGTTTATGAGCATGCGGCAGCAGAGGGACCCCCCATCATCACCCTTGTGGACCACGTCATTGAGTTCAC GAAGAAGCCCGAGCTCGTGCGGTCTCCCATGGTGCCCCTGCCCATGCCCAAGAAGCTGCGGTTCAACATCACCCCCGAGATCAAGAGCGACATCGAGAAGGCCAAGCAGAATCTCAGCAT catgATCCAGGACCTGGACATCACGATGTTGATGTTCCACCACTTTGGAAAGGACTTCCCCAAGTCTGAGAAGCTGAGCCCAGACTCCTTCATCCAGATGGCACTACAGCTGGCCTACTACAG gaTCTACGGGCAGGCGTGCGCCACCTATGAAAGCGCCTCTCTGCGCATGTTTCACCTGGGCCGTACCGACACCATCCGCTCGGCCTCCATGGACTCACTGACCTTCGTCAAGGCCATGGATAACCCTGATGTGACG gagCACCAGAAGGTGGGGCTGCTGCGGAAGGCCGTGCAGGCCCACCGAGCCTACACCGAGCAG GCCATCCGTGGGGAGGCCTTCGACCGGCACCTCCTGGGCCTGAAGCTGCAGGCCATCGAAGACCTGGTGAGCATGCCCGACATCTTCATGGACACCTCCTACGCCATCGCCATGCACTTCAACCTCTCCACCAGCCAG GTCCCTGCCAAGACAGACTGTGTCATGTTCTTTGGGCCTGTGGTCCCAGATGGCTACGGTGTCTGCTATAACCCCATGGAGGCGCACATCAACTTCTCCGTGTCGGCCTACAACAGCTGCGCAGAGACCAATGCGGTCCGCCTGGCGCACTACCTGGAGAAGGCGCTCCTGGACATGCGCGCTCTGCTGCAGAGCCACCCCCAGGCCAAGCTCTGA
- the CRAT gene encoding carnitine O-acetyltransferase isoform X2, with translation MEDGQQKEKVKPLGFLKPSSMMTVSSRFKTHQDSLPRLPVPPLQQTLDHYLKALQPIVSEEEWAQTKQLVEEFQTAGGVGERLQKGLERRARKMENWLSDWWLKTAYLQYRQPVVIYSSPGLVLPRQDFVDRQGQLRFAAKLIEGVLDFKARIDHETLPVEYLGGKPLCMNQYYQILSSCRVPGPKQDSVTNFSKTKKPPMHITVVHNYQFFELDVYHSDGTPLTSDQIFTQLEKIWNSSLQTNKEPVGILTSNHRNSWAKAYSTLIKDKVNRESVHSIQKSIFTVCLDAPMPWVSEDVRRSQVAGQMLHGGGSKLNSGNRWFDKTLQFIVAEDGSCGLVYEHAAAEGPPIITLVDHVIEFTKKPELVRSPMVPLPMPKKLRFNITPEIKSDIEKAKQNLSIMIQDLDITMLMFHHFGKDFPKSEKLSPDSFIQMALQLAYYRIYGQACATYESASLRMFHLGRTDTIRSASMDSLTFVKAMDNPDVTEHQKVGLLRKAVQAHRAYTEQAIRGEAFDRHLLGLKLQAIEDLVSMPDIFMDTSYAIAMHFNLSTSQVPAKTDCVMFFGPVVPDGYGVCYNPMEAHINFSVSAYNSCAETNAVRLAHYLEKALLDMRALLQSHPQAKL, from the exons ATGGAGGACGGGCAGCAGAAAGAGAAG GTGAAGCCCCTGGGCTTCCTCAAGCCCTCCTCCATGATGACGGTTTCCAGTCGCTTTAAGACACACCAGGACTCGCTACCCCGGCTGCCCGTGCCCCCGCTCCAGCAGACCCTGGACCATTATCTCAAGGCGCTGCAGCCCATCGTGAGCGAGGAGGAGTGGGCCCAAACCAAGCAGCTGGTGGAAGAGTTTCAGACCGCGGGGGGCGTAGGGGAGCGCCTGCAGAAGGGGCTGGAGCGCAGGGCCAGGAAGATGGAGAACTGG CTGTCcgactggtggcttaaaacagcctATCTCCAGTACCGCCAGCCCGTAGTCATCTATTCCAGCCCTGGTTTGGTGCTGCCCAGGCAAGACTTTGTGGATCGGCAGGGCCAGCTCAG GTTCGCTGCCAAATTAATCGAGGGTGTGTTGGATTTCAAGGCCAGGATTGACCA CGAGACCCTGCCCGTGGAGTACCTGGGGGGAAAGCCGCTGTGCATGAACCAGTACTATCAGATCCTGTCCTCCTGCCGCGTGCCGGGCCCCAAGCAGGACTCGGTCACCAACTTCAGCAAGACCAAGAAGCCACCCATGCACATCACCGTGGTGCACAACTACCAA TTTTTCGAGTTGGATGTGTACCACAGCGATGGGACGCCCCTGACCTCAGATCAGATCTTCACGCAGCTGGAGAAGATCTGGAACTCATCACTGCAAACCAACAAAGAGCCTGTGGGCATCCTCACCTCCAACCACCGTAACTCCTGGGCCAAGGCATACAGCACCCTCATCAAAG ACAAGGTGAACCGGGAGTCAGTGCACTCCATTCAGAAGAGCATCTTCACCGTGTGCCTGGACGCACCCATGCCTTGGGTCTCGGAAGACGTGCGCCGCAGCCAGGTGGCTGGCCAGATGCTGCACGGGGGTGGCAGCAAGCTCAACAGCGGCAACCGCTGGTTCGACAAAACGCTGCAG TTCATCGTGGCAGAAGACGGCTCCTGTGGGCTCGTTTATGAGCATGCGGCAGCAGAGGGACCCCCCATCATCACCCTTGTGGACCACGTCATTGAGTTCAC GAAGAAGCCCGAGCTCGTGCGGTCTCCCATGGTGCCCCTGCCCATGCCCAAGAAGCTGCGGTTCAACATCACCCCCGAGATCAAGAGCGACATCGAGAAGGCCAAGCAGAATCTCAGCAT catgATCCAGGACCTGGACATCACGATGTTGATGTTCCACCACTTTGGAAAGGACTTCCCCAAGTCTGAGAAGCTGAGCCCAGACTCCTTCATCCAGATGGCACTACAGCTGGCCTACTACAG gaTCTACGGGCAGGCGTGCGCCACCTATGAAAGCGCCTCTCTGCGCATGTTTCACCTGGGCCGTACCGACACCATCCGCTCGGCCTCCATGGACTCACTGACCTTCGTCAAGGCCATGGATAACCCTGATGTGACG gagCACCAGAAGGTGGGGCTGCTGCGGAAGGCCGTGCAGGCCCACCGAGCCTACACCGAGCAG GCCATCCGTGGGGAGGCCTTCGACCGGCACCTCCTGGGCCTGAAGCTGCAGGCCATCGAAGACCTGGTGAGCATGCCCGACATCTTCATGGACACCTCCTACGCCATCGCCATGCACTTCAACCTCTCCACCAGCCAG GTCCCTGCCAAGACAGACTGTGTCATGTTCTTTGGGCCTGTGGTCCCAGATGGCTACGGTGTCTGCTATAACCCCATGGAGGCGCACATCAACTTCTCCGTGTCGGCCTACAACAGCTGCGCAGAGACCAATGCGGTCCGCCTGGCGCACTACCTGGAGAAGGCGCTCCTGGACATGCGCGCTCTGCTGCAGAGCCACCCCCAGGCCAAGCTCTGA